The window GGTGTGGGATACGGGGCTAACCTCAAGCAAGCAGAAGACATCATTCGCGAGACGATCATGGCAGATTCCCGTTCGAACGCCGAGCCGGAGCCGTTTATTCAGGTGACAAACCTTGGCGATAGCTCGGTCGATTTTCTGGTGCGTGTCTGGTGCGATGCGTCAGAGTATTTCGCCTATCGCGCGGATATGACCCGAAAAGTGAAAGAGGCGCTGGATAATGCTGGCGTGGATATCCCCTTTCCGACGCGTACGATTTATCAGGCAAAGGCCAGCTAAGGCTGCGGCCAGTAATAGAGTTTGTCAAAGTGAACAGGGCCGCATCAACTGCGGCCCTGTTTTCGTCTTACATGTTGTCCAGCAGGCTCTCGCCGCCCGAGATGTCGCACACACCGGGGTTTTCTTCGGGCTGGAACAAGGTCACCTTGTTGTCTTCGACCAGCATGGCGTACCGCTTGGAGCGGGCGACAAGACCGGCGGGAGCAGCATCAAAATCCATCCCGAGCGCTTTGGTGAATTCCGAAGACGCGTCTGCCAGCATGGTGATACCGGCTGCGGTTGCGCCGGTGGCTTCACCCCATGCTTGCATCACAAAGGGGTCATTGCACGAAACGCAGATGATTTCGTCCACGCCTTTGGCATCAAATTCGCCTTTGGTCCGCACAAAGCTGGGCACATGTGCTGAGTGGCAAGTGGGCGTGAATGCACCTGGAACGGCGAATATGACAACCTTGCGGCCTTTGGTCTTGTCGCTCATGTTGACCGGAGCCGGACCTTCGGCACCCATTTGTACCAGCGTGGCGTCAGGCAGTGTGTCACCTTGTGAAATCGGCATTTGCTCACCTTTCATGTGATTGCGTTTGTCCTTGTGCCAGATATAGGTTCTGAAAGCAGGCAGGGCCAGTGTTTCAAGGGAGATTATCCATGCGCCATATCGTTGTCATCGGAGCAGGGCAGGCTGGCTCATCTTGTGTGGTCAAGCTGCGCAATGGTGGGTTCGATGGGAAGATTACCCTTATCGGCGCAGAGCCGCAGCCGCCGTACCAACGTCCACCGCTGTCCAAGGCCTATCTGATGGGCGATATGGCGCTGGAGCGGCTGTATCTGCGGCCCCTGAGTTTCTACGCTGAGCAGGGGATCGATCTGATACTGGATGCGCATGTCGATGCCATTGATACTGTGAACAAACAAATTGCGGTTAATGGTGGGATGCTCGCATATGACGATCTTGTTTTGGCGACAGGTTCAGTCCCGCATCGTTTGCCTGCTGCCATTGGCGGCGACCTTGACGGTGTGCATGTAGTGCGCAGTCTGGCCGACGTGGATGCTATGGCACCGCGCTTCGTAGCAGGCGCGCGGGTGTTGATCGTTGGCGGCGGCTACATCGGGCTGGAGGCCGCGTCGGTTGCGGCCAAGCTGGG is drawn from Sulfitobacter sp. S223 and contains these coding sequences:
- a CDS encoding peroxiredoxin, coding for MPISQGDTLPDATLVQMGAEGPAPVNMSDKTKGRKVVIFAVPGAFTPTCHSAHVPSFVRTKGEFDAKGVDEIICVSCNDPFVMQAWGEATGATAAGITMLADASSEFTKALGMDFDAAPAGLVARSKRYAMLVEDNKVTLFQPEENPGVCDISGGESLLDNM